A part of Petrotoga sp. 9PW.55.5.1 genomic DNA contains:
- the pyrH gene encoding UMP kinase, with amino-acid sequence MYNRVLLKLSGEALGGEGNKGFSEENMQYLVDEIKKISSKGIKLGLVVGAGNIIRGKDLKNFKIQIADQVGMLGTVINSIYIKNYLESSGLKSVVISNIVQLPSVIPIKYDDIEQYFENGYIVIFAGGTSNPLFTTDTAAALRAVEMEADVIIKATKVDGVYNKDPKEFKEAKKYDIITYEQAISQKIKVMDTEAFSICEKNNLQVIIINFFHTGNLLKAVQGEQVGTKVIP; translated from the coding sequence ATGTACAATAGGGTATTGCTTAAATTAAGCGGTGAAGCTTTAGGTGGAGAAGGGAACAAAGGGTTTTCTGAAGAAAATATGCAATATTTAGTAGACGAAATAAAAAAAATATCGTCAAAAGGTATAAAATTAGGACTGGTAGTAGGCGCAGGTAACATTATAAGAGGAAAAGATTTAAAAAATTTCAAGATACAAATCGCCGATCAAGTTGGAATGTTAGGTACAGTTATAAATTCTATTTATATAAAAAACTACTTAGAAAGTAGTGGCCTTAAATCAGTTGTAATTTCTAACATCGTACAATTACCCTCTGTAATCCCCATAAAATATGACGATATTGAACAATATTTTGAAAATGGATATATAGTAATTTTTGCTGGTGGAACTTCTAACCCTCTATTTACAACAGATACTGCTGCTGCCTTAAGAGCAGTAGAAATGGAAGCAGACGTAATAATAAAAGCAACAAAAGTCGATGGTGTGTACAATAAGGATCCAAAAGAGTTTAAAGAAGCAAAAAAATATGATATCATAACATACGAACAAGCAATTTCTCAAAAGATAAAGGTAATGGATACAGAGGCTTTCTCAATATGTGAAAAAAATAATCTTCAAGTTATTATAATAAATTTCTTTCATACTGGAAATCTATTAAAAGCCGTTCAAGGGGAACAAGTAGGAACAAAAGTAATTCCATAA
- the eno gene encoding phosphopyruvate hydratase, translated as MEKFYDEIVAVKAREVLDSRGNPTVEAEVTLSTGVTATAIVPSGASTGKFEALELRDGNKDYYLGKGVTKAVNNVNNIIEKEIVGLNAFDQVNVDKTMLELDGTENKDNLGANAILAVSMAVARAAANSLGLPLYKYLGGVNAKVLPVPMMNIVNGGQHADNNLDIQEFMIMPAGFDTFKDALRAGAEIFHNLKSILKKEGHITAVGDEGGFAPNLNSNEEAIKYIIRAIESAGYEPGKQVFIAMDAAASEFYNEETKKYSVDGKEMSGEELANYYISLIDKYPVKSLEDPFDQEDWEAYSNFTAKVRDKVQVVGDDLYVTNVKRLQKGIDLKASNSILIKLNQIGTVTETLDAIELALKNNMTAVVSHRSGESEDTFISDLVVATNAGFIKTGSLSRTDRIAKYNQLLRIEEELDRTAQYRGLNAFYSIKKL; from the coding sequence ATGGAAAAATTTTATGATGAAATAGTAGCCGTAAAAGCTAGAGAAGTACTGGACTCAAGGGGGAACCCTACCGTTGAAGCAGAGGTAACACTTTCAACAGGAGTTACCGCAACTGCAATAGTTCCTTCAGGAGCTTCAACAGGTAAATTTGAAGCACTAGAATTAAGAGATGGAAATAAAGATTATTATTTGGGAAAAGGTGTTACTAAGGCAGTAAACAACGTTAACAACATAATAGAAAAAGAAATAGTAGGACTAAACGCTTTTGATCAAGTGAATGTTGACAAAACAATGCTAGAATTAGATGGAACTGAAAACAAAGACAATCTTGGAGCTAACGCTATTCTAGCTGTATCTATGGCTGTAGCAAGGGCAGCTGCAAATTCACTTGGATTACCATTATATAAATATTTAGGTGGAGTAAACGCAAAAGTATTGCCCGTTCCAATGATGAACATTGTAAACGGCGGACAACACGCAGACAACAACTTAGACATACAAGAATTCATGATCATGCCAGCAGGTTTTGATACCTTCAAAGATGCCTTAAGAGCTGGAGCGGAAATATTCCACAACCTAAAAAGTATATTAAAGAAAGAAGGACACATTACTGCAGTAGGAGATGAAGGTGGATTTGCTCCCAACTTAAATTCAAATGAAGAGGCTATAAAATACATAATTAGAGCCATTGAATCAGCTGGTTACGAACCTGGTAAGCAAGTATTTATTGCGATGGATGCGGCTGCATCAGAATTCTACAATGAAGAAACAAAGAAATACTCAGTAGATGGAAAAGAAATGAGTGGAGAAGAATTAGCTAATTACTACATATCTTTAATTGACAAATATCCAGTTAAATCTCTCGAAGACCCTTTTGATCAAGAAGATTGGGAAGCATATTCTAACTTTACTGCAAAAGTAAGAGACAAAGTACAAGTTGTTGGAGACGATTTATACGTAACAAACGTAAAAAGATTACAAAAAGGTATAGATTTAAAAGCTAGCAACTCTATTTTGATAAAGTTGAACCAAATCGGAACTGTAACAGAAACATTAGATGCCATAGAATTGGCATTAAAAAATAACATGACAGCGGTAGTATCTCATAGATCAGGAGAAAGTGAAGATACATTTATTTCTGACTTAGTAGTTGCAACAAATGCTGGATTCATAAAAACTGGTTCTCTCTCAAGAACAGATAGAATTGCAAAATACAACCAATTATTAAGAATCGAAGAAGAACTAGATAGAACTGCTCAATACAGAGGTTTAAACGCATTCTATTCTATAAAGAAATTATAA